The Gracilimonas sediminicola sequence TGCCACAAACCTTTTCCGTAGATCGTCCTTTTGTGTTTATGATTCGTGAGCACAACAGCGGGGCCATTCTTTTCATGGGTAAAGTAAAGAACCCTAAATTGTAATCTTCAACTCTCTATACAGGTAATAAAGGCAATAGCGCAAGTGTCCACTTGTGCGGTTTTGGAAACTATAAAGGAGCGCGGAATGGATAAAAGATTTAGTGGCTTGAAAATTCCAAATTCCAAAACCCAATGACCCATATATTTCACTGATTGGGTTCTATTCAAAGAATATGGCAATAGCTCATTGGTCCTCTTGTGCAGTACAGAATCCTCTACAAGAACTTTAGCGGTTGAACTCCGCCATTTCTTCCAGGGTAATTCTGTTTTCGTAATAGGCTTTCCCAACAACCACCGCATCGATGTTTGCATCATTCAGTGTGTGTAAATCATCGAGGGAAGAAACGCCACCGGAGGCAATCAAACGGATATCGGGAAATTGCTTTTGCAGGCTTTCATACAGTTCAAAGTTGGGTCCGGAAAGCGTGCCGTCTTTGGAAATATCGGTGCAGAGTACTTCCTGCAAGCCGTGTTCTATCATCCGGCTCAGGAAAGACTCTACCGATTCTTCCGCTGTTTCAAGCCAGCCGGAGTAGGCAATTTTGCCGTCTTTAAGATCCATGCCCAAAATCATTTTACCGGGGTATTTTGCAAGGGCTTTCAGCCAGTCCTCTTCATTCTTGATAGCCATGGAACTGCAAATCACTTTCGAAAGCCCGGCATCGAGCAGCATCTCAACATCTTCGAAAGTGCGAATGCCGCCACCGGTTTGAACCGAAATCCCCAACTCATCAATAATCTCTTTAATGTGAGGCAGATTGATAAACTTTCCTTCCTTCGCCCCATTCAAATCTACCACATGGATATGCTCAAAGCCGGCTTCTTTAAATTTTCGGGCCTGATTTAATGGGGA is a genomic window containing:
- the hisA gene encoding 1-(5-phosphoribosyl)-5-[(5-phosphoribosylamino)methylideneamino]imidazole-4-carboxamide isomerase codes for the protein MLTIPAIDLLNGQAVRLHKGSYEEVTVYDKSPLNQARKFKEAGFEHIHVVDLNGAKEGKFINLPHIKEIIDELGISVQTGGGIRTFEDVEMLLDAGLSKVICSSMAIKNEEDWLKALAKYPGKMILGMDLKDGKIAYSGWLETAEESVESFLSRMIEHGLQEVLCTDISKDGTLSGPNFELYESLQKQFPDIRLIASGGVSSLDDLHTLNDANIDAVVVGKAYYENRITLEEMAEFNR